The nucleotide sequence CTGATATGAGAATTATTCTCCATCAAGCTAATCCTGAACTGATTCGATTCCTCAGCTTCGGGTAGACAAAATTCCAATAGTCGATCAAACCCTTTAATTCTACTCtccattaataatttttcagcgtaggttttgaaaaacgttttcGCAGCGATGGATTTTCTCACAGCCGCATTACAATCGTGTAATAAAACGTAAATAAAATCTGGGTCTTTGAATCCTTTCCATTCAAATAATACTTTTTGCACCATTTCGTGATCGTTGAAAGATACCACGTGGTGTTTCAAATTATCGTCAGCACTCGTCCAAATCTCTTTCATAACGGTATCGTTCATTCCTATTTTCAACAAGTCGCGAAATATTGTCAGAAACTGATCTTGGCTTAATAAATGGCGAGCTTCGAACCAAGTCATCAGAATAAATCTCGAACAGATACGAAGACGAGAATAATTAGCGATTATCTGCACAGCTCGATCCATGTAAACGGATAAACGTTGTATTTCATCCAACTTCAACATTACTGCTTTCTGATAAACGATGCCATGTTTATCAATTAACCAAATAGCCTCTCGAACTTGTTCATCGCGATTCAGCCGTTGGAAAAAATACTGTTTAGCTGACCAATTATCAACTTTATCATTTCGAAACATATACACGTCGATGGATGGTTCCGAATCGTCGTCGACTTTAATCGTAGGCACCTTGTttaattcatttctgaaataacGATACCAGTAGTAAATCAAAGGATTTTCCTCGCAGCTCACATAATCGAGAACATTGCTTTGATACAACAGCGGCGACATCTCGCTCATTTCGTCTTTCAAGCAATACACGCATAAAAACTTGAGCTTCTCAACTTCGCTCAATCTTAACGACGTCATCATACTTCTCGCTGTTCGGACGCAATTGATAGTACCGTTAGGATTCCAAACGATATGATATACAAGACTATAGAGCAACTTATCGGGTCCGTTTTCCAAAAACACAGTTCGATGATGATATGATACCCAAGCAGTTATAGCGTCCGCCATTTCACAAGCACATGCAACAATGTATTCGGCGATCGATTTCGGAAGTTTTAATTCGTCGACTAATGCATATACTTTTTCACTTAAAGCCTCCCATTCCGCGCTATTCTTAGTATATACATCAGTAACACGGAAAACAGTTTCGGGTATGTTGACATGATTCCATAAAGAAGCAGCAACCGTAACACTGGCGATTTCTTGCAACTTCGGTGCGTTGGTCAGAATCGTCGGACTCAATATGACAgactctgttgaaaaatttagaatatgTACAATGGGTTATACAGAAGATGAAACAATTAATTCAACTTACCATAGGATTCTTCAACTTTGCACCTCTTGCATCGGTAGCTATCATAGTTAAAGCAACAGTCACATTTGTGTCGACAGTACTCATTGTAGCCTTCGGCTTCTTCTTCGTCTcgtgattttcgttttttaataaCGACGTTTTCTTCGTAATCGCTCATGATGTCTACGAAACGAACGTCTGAGAGCTTcaacataatattattttacaCTCACATAGAAAAATAAGACAATAATACAACAATGGTACAAAATGGTTAGCGAAACTTACATGGAAATGATGGAATAACAAGAATATCTAACGATTGATCAACCAACCATCAAAACAGCAATTAATTTCCAAACGTACGCCAACAAAATACAACCACGATCACCATTCAATATCAATACATCAGCATCCGCATTACCGCATTTCAGCAAACAATGGAAATTTAGAAGATTGAGAACTTGAGAAGTTACATCGCTACGTGAATGATGAATGCAGAATGTTCAACACTTTTCTGTTCAGAGTTGCATACCTGAACGTTCGCAGGAATTCctcatggtgaaaattttgtttttttattggtgttttcaaagtgtttttctgtttttgtttttttacggAAAGATAACGTTCTATtattctttttgtaaaaatgaatgaataaataaaaatactttgaaaatttgctcaagTTTCTTCTGTAGTTTTTTACGACCATGgcctttaaaatgaaattcagaattctattcaagtttcatttcataatgaatatttttgcagttACAAGGGCTTCGATTGTTTGATCGTTCTTGTGATTGATCAATTaatatttgtgaaaattgcatgaaaattcggtaaaaatttGTATAAGTACTTAGGTAG is from Planococcus citri chromosome 1, ihPlaCitr1.1, whole genome shotgun sequence and encodes:
- the LOC135848837 gene encoding uncharacterized protein LOC135848837; the encoded protein is MSDYEENVVIKKRKSRDEEEAEGYNEYCRHKCDCCFNYDSYRCKRCKVEESYESVILSPTILTNAPKLQEIASVTVAASLWNHVNIPETVFRVTDVYTKNSAEWEALSEKVYALVDELKLPKSIAEYIVACACEMADAITAWVSYHHRTVFLENGPDKLLYSLVYHIVWNPNGTINCVRTARSMMTSLRLSEVEKLKFLCVYCLKDEMSEMSPLLYQSNVLDYVSCEENPLIYYWYRYFRNELNKVPTIKVDDDSEPSIDVYMFRNDKVDNWSAKQYFFQRLNRDEQVREAIWLIDKHGIVYQKAVMLKLDEIQRLSVYMDRAVQIIANYSRLRICSRFILMTWFEARHLLSQDQFLTIFRDLLKIGMNDTVMKEIWTSADDNLKHHVVSFNDHEMVQKVLFEWKGFKDPDFIYVLLHDCNAAVRKSIAAKTFFKTYAEKLLMESRIKGFDRLLEFCLPEAEESNQFRISLMENNSHIRDISLKFYSTGDVNGLNKFLKQLLPSSPDFIIEYKKNLLASKRGINECISVMDNEVDILEAIFKDTLTNAKSIQDFRRKMILSPSGVAKLKSSIINKRFSAVQICIDRFLTSDEVKTWLKKKITGEGNTMELDLIMAILRNNDASYLQTVMMWHFGNENAIKEFKSSFPLRSIFIDTLKDIIFYRHDRLISKCVFKDDFKPSDFDVIERLLNWYFDESPTEVKAYKRKIIYSYGQIEVFCTLLKGNSGHSRLKSMLDWFFKDDTEYRATFKSRGSRLAALL